One window from the genome of Aricia agestis chromosome 6, ilAriAges1.1, whole genome shotgun sequence encodes:
- the LOC121728201 gene encoding UDP-glycosyltransferase UGT5-like — protein sequence MRTPTPVSVLLAVISTTTAARILALFPMPSISHQVVFRQITRELVNRGHEVVVITTDPEYNTGKTPANLTEIDVHDVGYQTWVKVITKELAGNPADMVTQMKALIKSIGSFFEAEMQTEVVKELINKEKGNFDLLITELCIRPSLGFSHIFKVPLIQVSTMGSVLYNDDVIGSTTHPIYYPNSFNRRVYNLTMLEKIEVIWNDWRLKSYYKSLEEEEHEMMKRIFGADVSPLNELKENVHMTMLNIHPIWTDNQPVPPSLVYIGGIHKSPVKPLPEDLQTYLNSSKNGVIYVSFGTNSIPSRFDSEDLKVLLGVLSKLKYNVLLKWDQDHLPYDCKNIKIAKWFPQSDLLRHPKVKLFITQGGLQSTDEAIIGGVPLIGIPIMGDQYYNAEKYEHHKIGKKLDWNNFDAKTFRNAIETIIGNESYRMNIIKLRRVMDDQPQEALTRAIWWIEYVLRHGGAEHLRPPTANMPLYDYLEMDLVIFVVSLAFATISAIVIIACLLWKFCCKRDNVVNEKHKKMTTTIKLIFALAVIALTAAYSDLDDKLVIETVVKEPSLMRQYTDCFLDKGPCTAPMNGYKSHMIEAVFDGCRECNDIERHMLRVYLQTLRDQFPTDYTEFKGKFDKNNHLDTTFATIKKY from the exons ATGAGAACACCAACGCCTGTTTCGGTGTTGCTTGCTGTAATTTCAACAACCACAGCTGCAAGAATATTGGCCTTATTTCCCATGCCGTCTATAAGCCATCAAGTGGTCTTTCGCCAAATAACTCGGGAATTAGTGAATCGAGGACATGAAGTTGTGGTTATAACAACTGACCCAGAATACAATACAGGAAAAACTCCAGCCAATCTCACTGAAATAGACGTCCATGATGTAGGCTACCAAACATGGGTGAAAGTTATTACAAAAGAATTAGCCGGTAATCCTGCTGACATGGTAACTCAAATGAAGGCTCTTATCAAATCCATTGGTAGCTTCTTTGAAGCTGAAATGCAAACTGAAGTAGTCAAGGAACTTATAAATAAGGAGAAAGGCAATTTTGATCTTCTCATTACAGAATTATGTATACGACCAAGCTTAGGGTTTTCCCATATATTCAAAGTACCTTTGATTCAGGTAAGTACAATGGGTTCTGTTCTATACAACGATGATGTGATAGGATCTACAACACATCCTATATATTATCCAAACAGTTTTAACAGAAGAGTCTACAACTTGACGATGCTAGAGAAGATTGAAGTAATATGGAATGATTGGAGGCTGAAGTCATATTACAAGTCACTAGAGGAAGAAGAGCATGAAATGATGAAAAGAATATTTGGTGCAGATGTTTCACCGTTAAATGAATTGAAGGAAAATGTTCATATGACCATGTTAAATATCCATCCAATATGGACGGACAATCAGCCTGTTCCACCAAGTCTTGTTTACATAGGAGGTATACATAAGAGCCCAGTGAAGCCTTTGCCAGAG gatttacaaacttacctgaATTCTTCAAAAAATGGTGTTATATACGTGAGTTTTGGAACAAATTCGATACCATCTCGTTTTGATTCCGAAGATCTGAAGGTACTACTCGGAGTATTGTCAAAGCTtaaatacaatgttttgttGAAATGGGATCAAGACCATCTTCCTTACGAttgtaaaaacattaaaattgctAAATGGTTTCCACAATCGGACTTATTGC GACATCCGAAGGTTAAACTTTTTATAACACAAGGAGGTCTTCAATCGACCGACGAAGCCATTATTGGTGGTGTCCCTTTGATAGGAATACCGATTATGGGTGATCAATATTATAATGCGGAAAAGTATGAACATCATAAAATCGGGAAGAAACTGGACTGGAATAATTTTGATGCGAAAACTTTTAGAAATGCAATAGAAACTATTATTGGCAATGAAAG tTACCGTATGAATATCATCAAGTTACGAAGGGTTATGGACGATCAGCCTCAGGAAGCACTGACCCGAGCTATCTGGTGGATCGAGTATGTTCTAAGACATGGTGGGGCCGAGCACCTTAGGCCTCCAACAGCCAACATGCCCCTTTACGATTATCTCGAAATGGACCTAGTAATATTTGTAGTTTCTCTTGCGTTTGCTACAATTTCTGCTATAGTAATAATTGCGTGCTTATTATGGAAATTTTGTTGTAAACGTGATAATGTTGTTAATGAAAAACataaaa aaaTGACTACGACAATCAAGCTTATATTCGCCTTAGCAGTGATCGCGCTTACGGCGGCGTACTCCGACCTTGACGACAAGCTGGTGATAGAAACCGTAGTCAAGGAGCCTTCACTCATGAGGCAGTACACCGACTGCTTCCTCGACAAAGGACCCTGTACTGCGCCGATGAACGGTTATAAAA GTCACATGATAGAGGCTGTATTTGATGGATGCAGAGAATGTAACGACATAGAGAGGCACATGTTGAGGGTCTACCTTCAGACCCTGAGAGACCAGTTCCCAACAGACTACACAGAATTCAAGGGGAAGTTTGACAAGAACAACCACCTGGACACCACTTTCGCTACTATTAAGAAATATTAA